In the Bacillus sp. FJAT-42376 genome, CGGATGAATTCATCAAGTATCATTCAGAGTCGCGGTGCGATCTTCGGATGCCGCTTTGAGCAGGGGGCGAAGGGGCGTACCAGATGACAATTCAAAATTAACGCCATCGGTGGTTTGTTAGCTGTTTGACAGCCATTCCAGAAAAATAAAGAGGTTTCGGCCTCTTTATTTGTGTTTTTCCCTAGAAGGAGTATTTGTTTTTTATGTAGGAGATGTGAACCCAGGGTACGATCCCAAACTTAAAAAGGAAGATTGATGGAGGGCAGCTTATCGTTTTTCAATTTCTTACATGCTTGTTTGACAGTTAACTATCAATCTACAAGTGTATTATTTCTCGTTACGATTAGGCACGTTCACATTCTACTTTAAAACTTGTATCTTTTCTGCTTTTGCTTTAACGGGATTTGGCATTTTCAATCCCCCAGAAGGAAGCCAAACTTTTACCTTCTGTCCCTTTTTTAAACCATTCGAATTGTATGTGAGCAAATAGTACACATAGTTGTGATGAACATTTTCATTAGACGCTTTCGCTTCCATAAGTTTTTCAAATTCTTCATAACTAATATCCTTTATTACTTCTACTTGGTCTTTATCCGTGTTCGATATATAGCCTGTAAACGTTGAACTGGATGAGCTGCAAGCTGAAAGCAATAGAATTATACAAACACAAACTATAAAATTCGAAAACCATTTCAATTCCGCCACCCCTTTCCAATATTACAAATATTATAATATATTTGAATAAATGATAGGCGCTGCATCAAAATGAAAAATGGATATGGCACTTTTCCCGTTTCATATGATTTACAATAGAAAAAAGAGAAACAAAGGGGATGGAACGATGAAGACGGCTGACGAGATGCTGAAAAGCAGGCTGGTTGAACTTTCTAAAAATCAGTTTAAACCAGGCCGTGAAGAGGATTGTTTTTTGCTCATTAAAGAGGTGTGCCGAAACCTTGGAAGCCCTGACGCAGTCTTAAGGGACGAGCTTGGCTACACCCTTCTCGCGGAATGGGTTTACAGACAGAAATTGTTGACCAATGATCAGCTGCACGAGCTTTATAAAATGATGATTTCAGAGGATATGTGGTTTTATAAAATTGGAGAAATCCAGACTGATAGTGTGCTCATGAGAAGCTTCACGAGCCTTGGTATGACTCTTCTACTCAAGACCGATCAGGATGATCCGTTCCTGACGAAAACAGATTGGCAAAAGGCTTTGATGAGCACGGTTCAATATTGTACGCTGGAAAAAGATCTTCGGGGCTATTCAGAAACGGCCGGCTGGATGCATGCTGCGGCCCACGTCGCTGATCTTCTCACGGCTTTTGCAGAACATCCTGATTTTTCAAGCATCCATACTAAAACCCTGTTAACCTGCATGGAACGAATCATGGAGAATGCAAAGACGGTCTTTAAAGATGAGGAAGATGAGCGGCTTGCAAGAAGCCTGAAAGCGCTCGTTCAGCACAGCCATCTTTCAGCGGATGAAATGCTTGATTGGTTTGCACGTATACCGCTGGAGGCGGAATCGTACATAAACGGATATCGGAAAAGAATCAATTGGAAGCATCTTTTCCGTGCGTCCCTGCTCCAGCTCCATAAAAAAGATCTGTTTTCACAGGAACGGCTCAGTTCCGAACTGACTCGAAGCCGGTTTAATAACCCCTATATTTGATGGGGAAGCAACTCTCCACATTTATTAGGACTTTTTCATCTGTGATAAATAGAAGGGGTTTTAAGGCTCTAATGCTTTTAGAATAAATAGATGGAAGCGGTCTCCTAACCGCAAGCTTGCAGCATACAAATACTAAAAAAAGAGAGGCGACAGACATGCTGACTTTGCCGAAAGAATTAGAGAAGTATCGAAATCAATTGGAAAAATACATGGTTCCTTTTGTAAGCATAACTGCCAAAAAAGGCAGGGCGGAGCTTTTTCAAAGTAAATTTGGAGGGTTTCCATATCTTCCAAAGAACGTTGAACACCCTAAAGATGAAAAGGGTTTGCCTATGAAGCTGCTGGCTCAGATCAACTTCAGCGAAGTTCCTCCACTGGAAGATTTCCCGGAGCGCGGTATCCTTCAAATCTTTCTCTCTGCGAGCGATGATGTATATGGTTTGGATTTTGATAACCCTGTGAGTCAAAAAAACTTCAGGATTCTCTATCATGAAGAGATCCTGGCGGCTGAACAGATTGTGACCGATTTTTCATATCACCATCATAGTGAAGATGAGGATTTCCCTCTAGAAGGGGAGGCAGTCCTTTCTTTTGAAAAGTCGGCTGAAACCATTTCCTCTTCCGATTTCCGCTTTGAACAAGTGGACGTTGATACAGATGAGGTGACAGAAGAAGGGACAGACATTGAGGAATTGATGTGGGAAGCATTATCAGGGCAGGGTCATAAACTAGGCGGCTACCCTTTCTTTACCCAGTATGATCCAAGGGATGGAGACAAAACGTTTAAGAATCATTTGATTACGCTGATTCAAATCGATACAGATGATCACATTGACTTGATGTGGGGAGATGCTGGCGTGGCCAATTTCTTCATCACAAAGGAAGATTTGCTGAACAAAAATTTTACGAATGTTCTTTATAACTGGGACTGTCATTAAATAGGTGGGAAGTAAACACCTTACATTAACGCGGAGGTAGACGATGAAACGAATAAAGGTTCTTCGGTATGATGCGTTCAGCAGCATACCGGGGAAAGGAAATCCGGCAGGAGTCATTTTGAACGGGGATCACTTGAATGAAGCGGACATGCTGGAGCTTGCAAAAATAGCCGGATTCAATGAAACGTCGTTCCCTGTCCGGTCCGGTATGGCTGATTTTAAAATGCGGTACTTTACTCCGGGCGGTGAAATGGATTTATGCGGTCACGGAACGATAGCCGCCATTTATGCATTAAAAGAAAACGGGCTGCTGGGTGAAAAAGAAGAGATCACGATTGAAACAAAGGCAGGAATGCTGCCAATCGGCCTTCAGCATAGCCCGCGCGGCTTATTCGTCACGATGAAACAGGCGGAACCAGTCTTTAAGCCTTTTACGGGGTCAAAGGCAGACTTAATGGCTTCTATTGGACTGTCGGAAGAAGATGTAGCGCCTGATTTGCCAATTGTATACG is a window encoding:
- a CDS encoding DUF3221 domain-containing protein, with the protein product MKWFSNFIVCVCIILLLSACSSSSSTFTGYISNTDKDQVEVIKDISYEEFEKLMEAKASNENVHHNYVYYLLTYNSNGLKKGQKVKVWLPSGGLKMPNPVKAKAEKIQVLK
- a CDS encoding DUF2785 domain-containing protein, whose translation is MKTADEMLKSRLVELSKNQFKPGREEDCFLLIKEVCRNLGSPDAVLRDELGYTLLAEWVYRQKLLTNDQLHELYKMMISEDMWFYKIGEIQTDSVLMRSFTSLGMTLLLKTDQDDPFLTKTDWQKALMSTVQYCTLEKDLRGYSETAGWMHAAAHVADLLTAFAEHPDFSSIHTKTLLTCMERIMENAKTVFKDEEDERLARSLKALVQHSHLSADEMLDWFARIPLEAESYINGYRKRINWKHLFRASLLQLHKKDLFSQERLSSELTRSRFNNPYI
- a CDS encoding YwqG family protein, with amino-acid sequence MLTLPKELEKYRNQLEKYMVPFVSITAKKGRAELFQSKFGGFPYLPKNVEHPKDEKGLPMKLLAQINFSEVPPLEDFPERGILQIFLSASDDVYGLDFDNPVSQKNFRILYHEEILAAEQIVTDFSYHHHSEDEDFPLEGEAVLSFEKSAETISSSDFRFEQVDVDTDEVTEEGTDIEELMWEALSGQGHKLGGYPFFTQYDPRDGDKTFKNHLITLIQIDTDDHIDLMWGDAGVANFFITKEDLLNKNFTNVLYNWDCH
- a CDS encoding PhzF family phenazine biosynthesis isomerase produces the protein MKRIKVLRYDAFSSIPGKGNPAGVILNGDHLNEADMLELAKIAGFNETSFPVRSGMADFKMRYFTPGGEMDLCGHGTIAAIYALKENGLLGEKEEITIETKAGMLPIGLQHSPRGLFVTMKQAEPVFKPFTGSKADLMASIGLSEEDVAPDLPIVYGSTGNWTLLVPIKELRAFDRMVPHNQQFPDVLEEIPHASVHPFCLETYDPNADMHGRHFSSAFSGTIEDPVTGTASCVMGAYYVKYIAENAGMETKLIVEQGNEIGKEGQVHVKVTKDHNRLHVEMTGNAVFVEGFETIL